The window TCGAGAGTCCGACCCTCGTCGAGGGGTTCCCCGGCGTCGGCCTCGTCGGGAAAATCGCGACCGACCACCTCGTCGAGCGACTCGAGATGGAGTACTTCGCGAGCGTCGACTGTAACGGGCTCCCCCGGATCGGCGTCTACCGCGGCGGCCACCAGCAGGCCCGGCCGCCGGTCCGACTCTACGCCAGCGAGGAGCACGACCTGCTCGCGCTGCAGAGCGACGCGCCGATCTCCTCGCAGGCCGTCTCGAACGTCGCGGAGTGCATCACCGGGTGGATCGTCGAGCAGAACGCGACGCCGATCTACCTCAGCGGCCTCCCCGCCGAACGCGAGGAGGGCCGGCCGGGTATCTACGGGATCGGAACCGGCGCGTCCATCGAAACGCTCGAGCGCCACGACATCGCGGCCCCGCCCGAGGACGGCGTCGTCACCGGGCCGACGGGGGCGCTGATCAACCGCGCCGCCCAGCGCGAACTCGACTCGCTCGGCATCGTCGTCGAGTGCAGCCGACAGTTCCCCGATCCCGAGGCCGCGAGCGTCCTGCTCGAGGACGCCATCGGGCCGATCGCGGACGTCGAGATCGACGTTTCGGACCTCCTCGAGCGCGCGGAAGAGATCCGCGAGAAGCGCGAGCAGTTCGCCCAACAGATGCAGGCGATCGCGGAGGACGAGAGTTCGCAAGCCCAGCCGCTGCGGATGTACCAGTAACGCGAGCGCCGTGCTCGTCTGCGACCGGCGGTCCGCAGGGTGATGGTCCTCGAGCGCGGTCGATCTCGGCTCGTTCAGGCTCGTCTCGGTTCTCCCGGTTCGTCTCGGTTCGTTCTGCCCAGTCCCGTCGACTCAGGCGACGACCTCCTCGATGTATTCGCGCTCCCACGACTCGCGGTCCTGCAGCGCTTCCTTGCCGTCCGCAGTAATCTCGTAGTAGTTCGTTCGCCGATCGAGTTGCCCTTTCTCGACGAGTCCCTGGTTGACCAGCGTATCGAGATTGGGATAGAGCCGACCGTGGTTGATGTCTACGCCGGCGTCGTCCTCGATGTTCTCCTTGATCGTCTGTCCCGACGGCTGATCGAGTCCGGCGATGACGACGAGTAGGTCGCGCTGAAAGCCGGTCAGTTCGAATAGTGTCATCGTTTGACGCACGAAACCATCCAACGGTGTTAGTTGTCGGGTTTGGGACTGCTATTGCAGGGCCCGGCGTCGGACCGCCGTCTCGGGGTTCGGTTTTCCAACGGCGCTCGAGGTATTGCTCGGCGGACACCACCCGGCGGTTCCGTTCGATTCGCCGTCGTGCTGTTTGATCATCCCGCTGAACATAACCGTGACCGGTTACGCCGGATCGGTGTTGCGGGTCAACGTATCGACCTAGTCGCGTTTGAGTGCAGTTCCCGAGTCGTCCTCAACCGCTTTCGATTACGTCGACATCCAAAGGTATATCATGTTTCGTCATGTCGTGATATCTATGCCGATACAACGACGAAAATTCATCGCTGCGGTGGGGAGTGCCGCTGCCGCGGGACTCGCCGGCTGTTCGGCACAGGACGGCGGCAACGGCAACGGGAACGGGAACCAGAGCGGAAACGAAAGCGACGGCGGAAGCGGCGGCAGTCAACCGGAAATCAGCGGCGAAACGCTGACGCTGACCACGACGACCAGCACCTACGACACGGGGCTGCTCGACGAACTCAACGCCCCCTTCCAGGAACGGTACGGCGTCGAGGTCGACGCCGTCGCACAGGGGACCGGCGCCGCCCTCGAGACGGCCCGCAACGGCGACTCGGACGTCGTAATGGTCCACGCCCGCTCGCTCGAGGACGAGTTCATGCAGGAAGGGTACGGCGTGAACCGCCGCGACATCATGTTCAACGACTTCGTGGTCGTCGGCGGCGCCGACGATCCGGCCGGGATCGAGGGCAACGAGGAGGTGACGAGCGCGTTCCAGGCGATCGCGGACGCGGAAGCGCAGTTCGTCTCCCGGGGCGACAACTCGGGGACCCACACCAAGGAACTCGCCATCTGGGAGGAGGCCGGACTCGATCCGGACGACTTCGGCGAGTGGTACATGGCCGCCGGCCAGGGGATGGGCGAGGTGCTCACCCAGGCCAGCCAGCAGGGCGCGTACACGTTAGCCGACCGCGGAACCTACCTCTCGATGCAGAGCGACATCAACCTCGAGATTCTCGTCGAGGGACCGATCGAGGGCGGACCGGAACTGCTATCGAACCCCTACGGGATCATCGCCGTCAACCCGGCCGTCCACGACAACGCCAACTACGACCTCGCGATGGCCTACATCGGCTACATCACGAGCCCCGAGGCCCAGGACATCATCGAGAACTACACCGTCGAGGACGAGCAGTTGTTCTTCCCGCAGGCGCTGTCGGAGGAGCCGAACTTCCAGCAGTACGTCCCCGAGGGGTGGAGCGCGTCGGACGGCGACGACTCCTAACTCACCATGCTACTCGCACTCGAGCGCATCGCTACGGACCCGCTCGTGCTCGCCGAGTTCCCCTTCGAGTGGAACTACGTTCGGAGTATCGTCCGGGTCTCGCTGTACGTAAGCCTCGCGGCGGTAACGCTGAGCACCCTGTTCAGCCTCCCGGTCGCGCTCGTCGTCGGGTTCAAGGAGTTCCCCGGGAAGGGGTTGCTCACGTCGATCATCAACACCGGGATGGGCTTTCCCAGCGTCGTCGTCGGGCTCGTGGTCCTCTTTACGGTCTCAAACCAGGGGCCGCTGGGGTCGCTCGAGCTCATCTTCACACCGGAGGCCATGATCATGTCGCAGTTCGTGCTCGCGGCGCCGGTCATCACCGGCGTCAGCCTCGCCGCGGTCAGTAGCGTCGAACAGAACGTCCGCGACGCCGCCTACGCGATGGGCGGCACCCGCCTCGACGTAGCGCTCGTAACGATCAAGGAGGCCCGCTACGGCATCGCGACGGCGGTGCTCGCGGGTTTCGGCCGCGCGATCAGCGAGGTCGGCTCCGTGCTCATCGTCGGCGGCAACATCGCCGGCCCCAACGGCACCTCCAAGACGCGGACGCTCACGACCGCGATCCAACTCGAGGCGCGACAGGGCCGGTACGAGACGGCGATGGTGCTCGGTGTGATCCTCGTCGTGCTCGTACTGGTCGTCAACGCGATCGTGGTCCGACTGGGCAGTGACGAAGGGGGGCGATACTGATGACGCTCGCTGCAACCGACGTCCACCACGGCTACGCGGACGAGACCGTCTTCGAGGGCGTCTCCCTGTCGGTGACGCCCGGCGAGGTGGTCGCGATCATCGGCCCCTCCGGCGTCGGCAAGTCGACGCTGCTGCGGCTGCTCGCGCTGTTCGACGCCCCCGACAGCGGGACGGTCGAGTACGAGGGCGTCGACGTCTGGAACGCGCCCGAACGGGAGCGACTCGAGTACCGCCGACAGATCGGGATGGTCTTTCAGGACGCGAGCCTCTTCGACGCGAGCGTCCGGCGCAACGCCGAGTACGGCCTCCGGGTGCGGAAATCGTGGCCCGAACGGCTCCAGCACGAACTCGTGAGTCTCGTCGGCAAGCGAAACGGTACCGGCGACGCGATCGAGGCGCTCGAGACGGTCGGTCTCGCCGAGAAGGCCGACCAGAACGCGGACTCGCTCTCCGGCGGCGAGGCCCAGCGGGTTGCGTTCGCCCGCGCGCTCGCGTACGATCCCGACGTCCTCCTGCTCGACGAGCCCACGTCGGATCTCGACCCCAGAAACACCGCGGTGATCGAAGACGCGGTGCTCGAGGCGCGAGCACAGGGAATCGGCGTCGCGATTGCGACCCACGACATGCACCAGGCCGAGCGGATCGCGGATCGCGTCGCGGTGTTGCTCGGCGACGGGATCATCGAGATCGGACCGACCGACCGGGTGTTCGACGAGCCGGACGACAATCGAACCCGGAAATTTATCGAAGGAGAGCTGATATACTGAGGAACCCGCGCCGATAGCGGCGATCGAATTTGAGCGCCAGCCGCTCCGACGACGGACGACTCACGACCGACTATGACGATCGAACGGGAATACACCACGAAGCTCGCGGTCGACGACGTCACGATCGACCGACGCGACATCGAGATGCTCGACGCGATCGAGCAGTACGGCTCGATGCACCGCGCGGCCGACGAACTGGGTCGCTCCTACGCGCGGCTGCAGAACCGCGTCGTCGAGATCGAGGAAGCCGTCGGCCAGATCACCGAGCGGAAACGCGGCGGCAGCGGCGGCGGCGGGACGGAACTGACCGAGACGGCCCGCGACCTTCGCCGACAGTTCGACCGCCACGACGCCGCACTCGACGGCGTCGCACGCGTGACCGAATCCGTCTTCGCTGGGACCGTCCGGGACCGAACCGGCGAACTTGCCACCGTCGAGACGGCAGTCGGACCGATCGTCGCGCTCGCACCGGAGGGCGCGAGCGACGTCCAGATCACCGTCCGATCCGACGCCGTCGTGTTGACCGATCCCGACGAAACGCCGCGAGCGGACGGCACCAGCCTTCGGAACCAGTTCCAGGGTACCGTCGCACGGCTCGAGCCCGGCGACGCGATCAGCCGCGTCACGATCGATCTCGAGGCCGACAGCGATTCGGACGGCGATTCGAATCCAAGCGAAACGGTACTCGAGGCACTAGTCACGAAAGGGAGCGTAGACCGGTTAGCGCTGGAGTCGGGCCGGGCGATTACGGCGTCGTTCAAGGCGACGGCCGCACGCGCGATCGACGTCGACGACGATAGTTCGGCGTGATCGGGCTCGATATCCCGAGCCGCTCACTTCGAAAAATGACTGCCCGCGAGCGGAAGGTATCGTCGTGTCGATTCGGTTACGCCGTAACGTCGAGTGCCTCGGGGTCCTCGAGTTCGTCGTCGGAGTAGGCGGCGCGCAGTTCGTCCTCGTCGTGCTCCTCGAGGAGTTCCTCACGCTCGGCCTCGCTCAGTTCTTCCACGGGTTCGAAGTGGTGACACATAGCACACGTCGGTAGCGTACTGCAGCATAAAAGCACACACCCGGATCACACAAGGGCAGCAGTGGATGGCTGATGCGAGGGCTCTCTCGTCGCTCTGTCGTTCGAGACCGACCTAGTTACGATCACGTGAACGCGACTCGAGACGCGTAGAACTCGCGTGTACGGTCCCGCTACTCGGCGACAATAGAATCGAGGGAGTGCTCCGTCTGGGATTTGAACCCAGGTCATCGGCTCGAAAGGCCGAAATGATTGGCCGGACTACACCAACGGAGCGTTCACTGCGTGCTCGCTCCGAGCCCAGCGTGCTTCCGCGGGCACCGGAACGTACGCATCCAATCGTTGCGGAGGGCTAGTAAAAAGCGTTCCGTTCCGAAGGCGCAGTGGCAGTTACTGACGCACACTCAGTTCGATCGAATCCGATCGGGCAGCACGGCCACGCGCGCTCGAGAACCCGCCGACACGCTCGAGGCACATGCGTTGTCGAACGGGAGAGAAATTCGAAATCCGACCTCGTTGTGGCCGTTGCGATGACGAATCGGGAACGATCCCTGCGAACGCCGCCGAGATCTCAAGGTTTTTCTCACCCCCGATACAATCGTCGATCATGAAATACGTCCGCTTCCGCGATCCGGCCGGCGCGGTCCGGCGCGGCCGCCTCGAGGACGACCGCGTCCGCTTTGGCAACGCGACGTACAGTCTCGACGATGACGAAATCGACGTGCTGCCGCCGTCCGAGCCGTCGAAAATCGTCTGTATCGGCCGCAACTACGCCGATCACGCCGACGAGATGGGCAACGATGTGCCGGATCGGCCGCTGCTGTTCCTGAAGCCGCCGAATACGGTGGCGAGTCACGGCGATACGATCACCGCGCCCGCCGGGAAGGAGCGGATCGACTACGAGGCCGAACTCGGCGTCGTCATCGGCGAGCAGTGTCGCCACGTCCCCGTCTCCGACGCGATGGACGTCGTCGAGGGCTTTACCTGCGTCAACGACATTTCCAACCGCGACGACCAGGAGAAAGAACAGAACTGGGTCCGCGGGAAGGCCTTCGACGGCGCCGCGCCGCTCGGGCCGGTGCTCGCGACCCCCGACGAGGTGCCCGAGGACGCCTCGGTCCAGTCCCGCGTCAACGGCGACCTGCGCCAGGACGGCACCCGCGAGCAGCTCATCTTCCCGATCTCCGAACTGATCGCGGAGATCACTACCTACCTGACGCTGGAACCGGGCGACGTCATCGCGACGGGCACGCCCGAGGGCGTCGGTCCGCTCGAGGACGGCGACACGGTCGAGATCGAGGTCGAAGGCGTCGGGGCCCTCGAGAACACGGTCCGGTTACCCTAACGGCCGACATCGCAGGCGCCTCTCCTCGATTCGCGACTGCTTTTTCAGCCGACGACGCGCGCTACTCGACGGTGAACAGGTGGCCCTCCGTCGGCACGTCGAACAACCCAACGCGTGCGCCCGCGTCGAGCCACGCGTGCCCGTAGGAAAAGGAGGCCAGCGCGTTGACCGGATCGTCGTGTTCGCGGAAGTGACGCCCGTCCTCGAGGTAGGATTCAGCCATTTCGTAACACTCCGCGGCGGCCTCGGCCATCGGCGTTCCCTCGGGCGGTGCGATCGTCGCCTCCGCGAGCGCCTCGGCGAGTAGCTCCCCGTAACGGTCGGTCTTCTCCTCGAGATCGGCGGGCATGCTCTAGTCGAGGGTTGCTCGGGAGCGCCGTAAGTGCGTCGTCGCGCGTTACGCAGGTGCGCCGGTTGGGTGGGGCTTCGGGTGTACGCTCTCGATACCGACGGTAACGACCGAATAGGCTTCATGCAGGTCGTCGAGGAGACGAGCGTGCGACTGATCGAGGTGTTCGTGCCCGACGATAAGCGCGAGGAGGCGCTGCGCGTCCTCGAGACCGAGAACCTCGACTACGTCCGGACCGTCGAGAACAGCGAAGGGACCGACGGCGAACTCGTCAGCTTCCCCGTGCCGCCCCAGGCGGTCGAGCACGTCCTCTCGTCGCTGCGCGACGTCGGCATCGACGACGACTTCGTCGTCGTCTCCTCGATCGAGACGGCGCGAACGCCCCGGATCGACGATCTCGAGGACCGGTACGTCAACGGACAGGAGGAAGACGACAGCATCGCCCGCGAGGAGATCCGCTCCCGGGCGCTGAACATGACGCCGGGGCGGCTCACCTACTACGCGATGACCGTGTTGAGCGCGCTCGTCGCGACCGCAGGGTTATTGCTCGACTCGCCGGCGATCGTCGTCGGCTCGATGGTGATCGCCCCGCAGGTCAGCGCGGCGCTGACCGGCACCGTCGGCCTCGTACTCGACGATCGGAAGATGGTCGCCGATGGTCTGTTCGCGCTGGTTAGCGGCTTAATCGTGGCGATCGCCAGCGCGTTCGCGTTCGCGTGGTTGATCCGTTCGGGCGGGTTCGTCCCCTCGACGATCGACATCACCGCGATCGTGCAGGTTCAGAACCGCATCTCGCCGGGACCGCTCGCGATCGTCGTCGGCATCTGTGCGGGTGCCGCGGGCGCGTTCGGCCTCGCGACGGCGATCCCCGTCTCGCTGGTCGGCGTGATGATCGCCGTCGCCCTCATCCCGGCCGCCGCGGCGGTCGGGATCGGCCTCGCGTGGGGAAACGCGTCCGTGGCGCTCGGCGCAGCCACCCTCGTCGCGGTCAACGCCACGTCGATCCCGCTGGCCGGCCTCGTCGTGTTCTGGTATCTGGGCTACCGGCCCGACGGCTGGACGACCGGCACGATCCGCGGCAACGTCTCCGGCGGCCGGATGAGTACGCTCGCCGTCGTCCTCGCCTGTGGGCTGGCCGTCCTCGCCGGTGCCGGGTTCGTGCTCGGCACCCACGTCGCCTTCCAGAGCGCCGTCAACGACGAAGTTCGGACCGTCCTCGAGGACGACCCCTACGAGGAACTGACGCTGGCGGACGTCCAGACCGATTTCCACGACGGCGGTCTGGTCGCCGACGAGACGTCGGTCACGGTCGTCGTCCAGCGCCCCGCCGACGCTCCCTATCCCGCTCTCGCCGCCGATCTCGAGGCTCGACTCGAGGAGCGAACCGGCCACGAGATCGCGGTCGCCGTCGAGTTCGTGGATCGGTCAACTGCCCGGCACGACGGCAGTGAGGCGTCGTAGGCGACGTTCGGTATTGCTGAGAACGCAAGGGGTTTAGGCCCCGTATTCTAACTATGGGCCATGAGTGAGCAGCCTCGGGTCGAGATCTATACGAAGGAAGACTGCCCGTACTGCGAGAAGGCCAAGGACCTCTTCGACAGCAAGGGGATCGAGTACGAGACGTACAACGTCACCGGCGACGACGATCTCTTCGAGGAGATGGTCGAGCGCGCCGACGGCCGCAAGACCGCACCCGAAGTCTTCATCGACGACGAACTGATCGGCGGCTGGGACGACACCAGCGCGCTCGAGGAGACAGGCGAACTCGACGAGAAGTTGGGTATCGCCGAGGACGACGGAGACGAAATCGTCGAACATCGAAAGCTCATCATCGCCGGCACCGGCATCGCCGGTCTCACCGCTGCGATCTACGCCGGCCGCGCGAACAACGAGCCGCTGGTCATCGAGGGCGACGAGCCCGGCGGCCAGCTCACCCTCACCACGGACGTCGCGAACTACCCCGGCTTCCCCGAGGGCATCAACGGGTCGGAACTCGT is drawn from Halopiger aswanensis and contains these coding sequences:
- a CDS encoding fumarylacetoacetate hydrolase family protein, which codes for MKYVRFRDPAGAVRRGRLEDDRVRFGNATYSLDDDEIDVLPPSEPSKIVCIGRNYADHADEMGNDVPDRPLLFLKPPNTVASHGDTITAPAGKERIDYEAELGVVIGEQCRHVPVSDAMDVVEGFTCVNDISNRDDQEKEQNWVRGKAFDGAAPLGPVLATPDEVPEDASVQSRVNGDLRQDGTREQLIFPISELIAEITTYLTLEPGDVIATGTPEGVGPLEDGDTVEIEVEGVGALENTVRLP
- a CDS encoding amino acid ABC transporter ATP-binding protein, producing MTLAATDVHHGYADETVFEGVSLSVTPGEVVAIIGPSGVGKSTLLRLLALFDAPDSGTVEYEGVDVWNAPERERLEYRRQIGMVFQDASLFDASVRRNAEYGLRVRKSWPERLQHELVSLVGKRNGTGDAIEALETVGLAEKADQNADSLSGGEAQRVAFARALAYDPDVLLLDEPTSDLDPRNTAVIEDAVLEARAQGIGVAIATHDMHQAERIADRVAVLLGDGIIEIGPTDRVFDEPDDNRTRKFIEGELIY
- a CDS encoding TOBE domain-containing protein; the protein is MTIEREYTTKLAVDDVTIDRRDIEMLDAIEQYGSMHRAADELGRSYARLQNRVVEIEEAVGQITERKRGGSGGGGTELTETARDLRRQFDRHDAALDGVARVTESVFAGTVRDRTGELATVETAVGPIVALAPEGASDVQITVRSDAVVLTDPDETPRADGTSLRNQFQGTVARLEPGDAISRVTIDLEADSDSDGDSNPSETVLEALVTKGSVDRLALESGRAITASFKATAARAIDVDDDSSA
- a CDS encoding DUF357 domain-containing protein; translated protein: MPADLEEKTDRYGELLAEALAEATIAPPEGTPMAEAAAECYEMAESYLEDGRHFREHDDPVNALASFSYGHAWLDAGARVGLFDVPTEGHLFTVE
- a CDS encoding ABC transporter permease; translated protein: MLLALERIATDPLVLAEFPFEWNYVRSIVRVSLYVSLAAVTLSTLFSLPVALVVGFKEFPGKGLLTSIINTGMGFPSVVVGLVVLFTVSNQGPLGSLELIFTPEAMIMSQFVLAAPVITGVSLAAVSSVEQNVRDAAYAMGGTRLDVALVTIKEARYGIATAVLAGFGRAISEVGSVLIVGGNIAGPNGTSKTRTLTTAIQLEARQGRYETAMVLGVILVVLVLVVNAIVVRLGSDEGGRY
- a CDS encoding DUF389 domain-containing protein, coding for MRLIEVFVPDDKREEALRVLETENLDYVRTVENSEGTDGELVSFPVPPQAVEHVLSSLRDVGIDDDFVVVSSIETARTPRIDDLEDRYVNGQEEDDSIAREEIRSRALNMTPGRLTYYAMTVLSALVATAGLLLDSPAIVVGSMVIAPQVSAALTGTVGLVLDDRKMVADGLFALVSGLIVAIASAFAFAWLIRSGGFVPSTIDITAIVQVQNRISPGPLAIVVGICAGAAGAFGLATAIPVSLVGVMIAVALIPAAAAVGIGLAWGNASVALGAATLVAVNATSIPLAGLVVFWYLGYRPDGWTTGTIRGNVSGGRMSTLAVVLACGLAVLAGAGFVLGTHVAFQSAVNDEVRTVLEDDPYEELTLADVQTDFHDGGLVADETSVTVVVQRPADAPYPALAADLEARLEERTGHEIAVAVEFVDRSTARHDGSEAS
- a CDS encoding PadR family transcriptional regulator, translated to MTLFELTGFQRDLLVVIAGLDQPSGQTIKENIEDDAGVDINHGRLYPNLDTLVNQGLVEKGQLDRRTNYYEITADGKEALQDRESWEREYIEEVVA
- a CDS encoding substrate-binding domain-containing protein, encoding MPIQRRKFIAAVGSAAAAGLAGCSAQDGGNGNGNGNQSGNESDGGSGGSQPEISGETLTLTTTTSTYDTGLLDELNAPFQERYGVEVDAVAQGTGAALETARNGDSDVVMVHARSLEDEFMQEGYGVNRRDIMFNDFVVVGGADDPAGIEGNEEVTSAFQAIADAEAQFVSRGDNSGTHTKELAIWEEAGLDPDDFGEWYMAAGQGMGEVLTQASQQGAYTLADRGTYLSMQSDINLEILVEGPIEGGPELLSNPYGIIAVNPAVHDNANYDLAMAYIGYITSPEAQDIIENYTVEDEQLFFPQALSEEPNFQQYVPEGWSASDGDDS
- a CDS encoding proteasome assembly chaperone family protein, encoding MAQIHTRDVDVDLESPTLVEGFPGVGLVGKIATDHLVERLEMEYFASVDCNGLPRIGVYRGGHQQARPPVRLYASEEHDLLALQSDAPISSQAVSNVAECITGWIVEQNATPIYLSGLPAEREEGRPGIYGIGTGASIETLERHDIAAPPEDGVVTGPTGALINRAAQRELDSLGIVVECSRQFPDPEAASVLLEDAIGPIADVEIDVSDLLERAEEIREKREQFAQQMQAIAEDESSQAQPLRMYQ